A portion of the Polaribacter cellanae genome contains these proteins:
- a CDS encoding sigma-54-dependent transcriptional regulator, with amino-acid sequence MRKKEATILIVDDDDDILFSARISLKKYFSKIITENNPQHINSHLTKNTIDVVLLDMNYRIGFEDGKEGLYWLKNIKEISSETTILLMTAFGSVNLAVDTIKKGATDFILKPWTTEKLYTSVNAGVELSRSKRKNTQLETIQEHQDKEFHQKTEHIIGNSTAMQSAINLVKKVAPTDANVLILGENGTGKFVFAKEIHLQSNRKNYPFIHVDLGSLNENLFESELFGYVKGAFTDAYKDTLGRFELAKGGTIFLDEIGNLPLHLQSKLLTVIQNKKITRLGEGKETEIDARIICATNAPIHKMVEKETFRQDLLFRINTIELNLPPLRERTNDIKLLATHFLEKLTQKYRKKITHFTSEALKAMEKYHWPGNIREIEHIVERAVIITDNNEIEVSDLHFSTKKIDVNLGENLNLEETEKILIKQAITKHQGNISKAAKDLGLTRAALYRRLEKHQL; translated from the coding sequence ATGAGAAAAAAAGAAGCCACCATTTTAATTGTAGACGATGATGATGATATTCTGTTTTCAGCCAGAATTAGCTTAAAAAAATACTTTTCAAAAATAATTACTGAAAACAATCCACAGCATATAAATTCGCATTTAACCAAAAACACCATTGATGTTGTGTTGTTAGATATGAATTATAGAATTGGTTTTGAAGATGGAAAAGAAGGTTTGTATTGGCTAAAAAACATAAAAGAAATTAGCTCAGAAACTACCATTCTTTTAATGACTGCTTTTGGAAGCGTAAATTTAGCAGTAGATACCATAAAAAAAGGCGCAACCGATTTTATCTTAAAACCTTGGACAACAGAAAAACTCTACACTTCTGTAAATGCAGGTGTAGAATTGTCTCGTTCTAAAAGAAAAAACACTCAATTAGAAACCATTCAAGAACATCAAGACAAAGAGTTTCATCAGAAAACAGAACACATTATTGGGAATTCTACAGCCATGCAATCTGCCATAAATTTGGTTAAAAAAGTAGCACCAACAGATGCCAACGTTTTAATTTTGGGTGAAAATGGAACAGGAAAATTTGTGTTTGCCAAAGAAATTCATTTACAATCGAACAGAAAAAATTATCCTTTTATACATGTAGATTTAGGCTCTTTAAACGAAAATTTATTCGAAAGTGAATTGTTTGGTTATGTAAAAGGAGCCTTTACAGATGCATATAAAGACACTTTAGGAAGATTTGAATTGGCAAAAGGAGGCACTATTTTTTTAGATGAAATTGGCAATTTACCACTGCATTTACAATCTAAATTGTTAACCGTAATTCAGAATAAAAAAATAACACGGTTAGGAGAAGGAAAAGAAACAGAAATTGATGCCAGAATTATTTGTGCTACAAATGCCCCAATCCATAAAATGGTAGAAAAAGAAACATTTCGTCAAGATTTGTTATTCCGAATAAATACCATTGAATTGAATTTGCCTCCACTTCGTGAAAGAACAAACGATATTAAATTATTAGCGACTCATTTCCTCGAAAAACTTACACAGAAATATCGAAAAAAAATAACCCATTTTACTTCGGAAGCTTTAAAAGCAATGGAAAAATACCATTGGCCAGGAAATATTAGAGAAATAGAACATATTGTAGAAAGAGCCGTAATTATTACAGATAATAATGAAATAGAAGTTTCTGATTTGCATTTTTCCACAAAGAAAATTGATGTAAATTTAGGCGAAAATTTAAATTTAGAAGAAACTGAAAAAATATTAATTAAGCAAGCAATTACAAAACACCAAGGCAATATTTCGAAAGCCGCAAAAGATTTGGGCTTAACAAGAGCTGCTTTGTACAGAAGATTAGAGAAACATCAATTATAA